The following proteins are encoded in a genomic region of Montipora foliosa isolate CH-2021 chromosome 10, ASM3666993v2, whole genome shotgun sequence:
- the LOC137973798 gene encoding dipeptidyl peptidase 2-like, whose product MACLKFVLVALPLLYVTEASVPYKIGYFEQKIDHFNFIEASTYMQRYLYTDIFWDKNKGPIFFYTGNEGGITQFWDNSGFVFEAAKDFSALVIFGEHRYYGESMPFGSAAFEHDKIGYLSVEQALADYAVLITNLKIQFQAIESKVIAFGGSYGGMLSAYMRFKYPNVIDGALAASAPIYMATFQGSEREFFFTAVTKDFRNADPHCPSYVEEAFQAIETLKTQGAEGLAVISKTFKLCKPLVSVDQIPHLLGWIRNAFTLLAMGDYPYPTTFLAPLPGYPVNVVCKMMFTASDKLEGLASAAALVYNGTNGTLPCLDPDTEYIECADPTGCGLGPDSLAWDYQACTELALPAGSNNKTDMFPVLPFTPEMRAEYCLLKWNVTQRPNWTPIQFWGKDISAASNIIFSNGDLDPWRPGGVLESVSPTLVAILVKGGAHHLDLRASNPLDPPSVTQARISELQWISKFLQSVNSYRSSLV is encoded by the exons atggcttgtttaaagttTGTGCTAGTAGCTTTGCCTCTCCTCTACGTCACCGAAGCTTCTGTTCCGTACAAAATTGGATATTTCGAGCAGAAGATTGACCATTTTAACTTTATCGAGGCCTCTACGTACATGCAACGCTACTTGTACACAG ACATATTCTGGGataaaaacaaaggaccaattTTCTTCTATACTGGTAATGAAGGAGGCATCACACAATTCTGGGACAATTCTGGCTTTGTCTTTGAGGCAGCCAAAGACTTCAGTGCTCTTGTCATATTTGGGGAACAT CGATATTATGGAGAGTCTATGCCCTTTGGATCTGCAGCATTTGAACACGACAAGATTGGATATCTATCAGTAGAGCAAGCTTTGGCAGACTATGCTGTTCTGATTACAAACCTTAAAATTCAGTTTCAAGCGATAGAAAGCAAAGTTATTGCCTTTGGTGGAAG ctaTGGTGGAATGCTAAGTGCTTACATGAGATTCAAGTACCCAAATGTGATTGACGGAGCTTTAGCTGCCAGTGCCCCCATTTACATGGCTACATTTCAAGGAAGTGAGAGGGAATTCTTCTTTACTGCAGTAACAAAG GACTTTCGTAATGCTGATCCTCACTGCCCTAGCTATGTTGAGGAAGCTTTTCAAGCAATTGAGACACTCAAGACTCAAGGAGCAGAAG GACTTGCTGTAATTTCAAAGACATTTAAGCTTTGCAAGCCACTTGTATCTGTTGATCAG ATTCCACACCTCTTGGGTTGGATTCGCAATGCCTTCACCCTCCTTGCTATGGGTGATTATCCTTACCCCACAACCTTTCTTGCGCCCTTGCCTGGGTACCCTGTGAACGTAGTTTGCAAAATGATGTTCACTGCATCAGACAAGCTGGAAGGATTGGCAAGTGCTGCTGCACTGGTATACAATGGGACCAATGGAACGCTGCCTTGTCTTGACCCAGATACGGAGTACATTGAATGCGCTGATCCCACTGGGTGTGGTCTTGGACCAGACAGTTTGGCTTGGGATTACCAG GCTTGTACAGAATTAGCACTTCCAGCAGGCTCAAATAACAAGACAGACATGTTTCCTGTTCTGCCTTTTACTCCTGAAATGCGGGCAGAGTACTGCTTGCTAAAATGGAATGTGACGCAACGACCAAACTGGACACCCATTCAATTCTGGGGAAAAG ACATATCTGCAGCGTCAAATATTATTTTCTCCAACGGTGACTTAGATCCATGGAGGCCAGGAGGT GTTCTTGAAAGTGTATCTCCAACACTTGTAGCAATTCTTGTCAAGGGTGGAGCCCATCATCTCGATCTCAG ggCCTCCAACCCACTAGACCCACCCTCAGTGACACAAGCGCGGATCTCGGAACTACAATGGATTAGTAAATTTCTTCAATCAGTAAATTCGTACAGGTCCAGTCTGGTGTGA